From Pseudorca crassidens isolate mPseCra1 chromosome 7, mPseCra1.hap1, whole genome shotgun sequence, a single genomic window includes:
- the PRDM12 gene encoding PR domain zinc finger protein 12, with the protein MMGSVLPAEALVLKTGLKAPGLALAEVITSDILHSFLYGRWRNVLGEQLFEDKSHHASPKTAFTAEVLAQSFSGEVQKLSSLVLPAEVIIAQSSIPGEGLGIFSKTWIKAGTEMGPFTGRVIAPEHVDICKNNNLMWEVFNEDGTVRYFIDASQEDHRSWMTYIKCARNEQEQNLEVVQIGTSIFYKAAEMIPPDQELLVWYGNSHNTFLGIPGVPGLGEEQKKNKHEDFHPADPAAGTSGRMRCVICHRGFNSRSNLRSHMRIHTLDKPFVCRFCNRRFSQSSTLRNHVRLHTGERPYKCQVCQSAYSQLAGLRAHQKSARHRPPSAALQAHSPALPAPHAHAPALAAAAAAAAHHLPAMVL; encoded by the exons ATGATGGGCTCCGTGCTCCCGGCTGAGGCCCTGGTGCTCAAGACAGGGCTGAAGGCGCCGGGGCTGGCGCTGGCAGAGGTCATCACCTCCGACATCCTGCACAGCTTCCTGTACGGCCGCTGGCGCAACGTGCTGGGCGAGCAGCTCTTCGAAGACAAGAGCCACCACGCCAGCCCCAAGACAGCCTTCACCGCCGAGGTCCTGGCGCAGTCCTTCTCGGGCG AGGTTCAGAAGCTGTCCAGCCTGGTGCTGCCGGCCGAGGTGATCATCGCGCAGAGCTCCATCCCCGGCGAGGGCCTCGGCATCTTCTCCAAGACGTGGATCAAGGCGGGCACAGAGATGGGCCCCTTCACCGGCCGCGTCATCGCCCCGGAGCACGTGGACATCTGCAAGAACAACAACCTCATGTGGGAG GTGTTCAACGAGGATGGCACGGTGCGCTACTTCATCGACGCCAGCCAGGAGGACCACCGAAGCTGGATGACCTACATCAAGTGCGCACGTAACGAACAAGAGCAGAACCTGGAGGTGGTCCAGATCGGCACCAGCATCTTCTACAAAGCCGCTGAG ATGATCCCTCCAGACCAGGAGCTGCTGGTGTGGTATGGAAACTCACACAACACCTTCCTGGGGATCCCTGGTGTGCCCGGGCTGGGGGAGGAGCAGAAAAAGAACAAGCATG AGGACTTCCACCCGGCGGACCCGGCGGCTGGCACCTCGGGCCGCATGCGCTGCGTCATCTGCCACCGCGGCTTCAACTCGCGCAGCAACCTGCGCTCGCACATGCGCATCCACACGCTGGACAAGCCCTTCGTGTGCCGCTTCTGCAACCGCCGCTTCAGCCAGTCGTCCACGTTGCGCAACCACGTGCGCCTGCACACGGGCGAACGCCCCTACAAGTGCCAGGTGTGCCAGAGCGCCTACTCGCAGCTGGCCGGCCTGCGCGCCCACCAGAAGAGCGCGCGCCACCGGCCGCCCAGCGCCGCGCTGCAGGCCCACTCGCCCGCGCTGCCCGCGCCGCACGCGCACGCGCCCgcgctcgccgccgccgccgccgccgccgcgcacCACCTGCCGGCCATGGTGCTGTGA